Below is a window of Leptospiraceae bacterium DNA.
CAATATATCTAGTGCGGGTAATATTTGTTTGCCTTTCTCTTCAAAGACTGATTTTATAATGTAATTGTCTATATTAAAAGAAGACGTTCCTTTTGTTACCCAGTCCAACATTGCAAAATAAATATTTCTTCGATTCGATTGAATGAAATCCCATCGTTCATTTAGATTCAAGCAATACCCAGTCGCATTCATTTGTGGATCCATATCTATAATTAAAACTCTTTTGTTATGAAATTTAGCCAGTGCCGCCGCTAAGTTCACTGTAATGGTAGTCTTTCCTACACCACCTTTAAAGTTTACAATTGAAATTATTTTGCCATATGATTTAATCCTCACTTTTTTGCTGTCTATACATTACTTCTTCCCACATTTCTTTTTCCTAAGGCAAAAAGTTATCTTTCGTAATAATGCTTTTGTGCCCAATTCCTTTTCGGTTTGTTTACGTGCGTTACCCGCTACACTACCGCCACGTTTGGCTACTTTTATTCTTATCAAATGTATCTGGCTTTTCTTTTAGAAATTTCTAGTGACTTTTCCCCTGAGCATTGTGAAGATAACTCTAAGTCTGTCATATGATCACGGAGATTTTTGTCTTCTTGGTTAAACCTTTTACTTGTTTGTATTCATTGGGAGTTAAACCGAAAGTAGCCTTTGAAATTTCAGAAGTGAGAATTGCATAATCTTTCTCGGAGTGAACACCTCGCTCTTTCCATTCATCGGTAAGATTTTGACGAATGGCAATCCCTCGAAGTCGTTTATCAATCCAGTCCTTGGGATAACCTTTTGTTCGTACAATTCTTTCATTCTTTCTTGTGCAAGCTCGGGATTTTCGATTTCTTGCACTCGTTCATAACCAACTTTTGCTAACCATTGTTTGAACGGTTCTGCTTTAGGAGAAGGAATAGATTGGATAATACGAAATAGTCCTGTGCATTTAGAGCAATCCGTTTTGTATTTTTGCCATCGCTTGCTTCGAGTTTCAGTTGTCGACAAATTGTCGATAACTCAAGTCCATCTTCCAACTGAACTCTATTTTTCATCTTATACCAATAATCCTTGGCATCTAAGCTATCTGTCAATACTCCCAATATCCACTACGGAAAATACCATTCTTCGTTAAACCAAATCCGCCTGATGCTTTTGCTTTCAAAGACTATTATTTTATTTTGCATTTTCCTCTCCTCCATCCCACAACCCTTTCTCTAATATATCATCAATCTTCTCTTTGATAAGCAACGGCATAACGCCATTTGCCGAAGGATGCTTAGGGAGTTAACAACCTTTACCCAATCGAGAGCAGCTTTTGCTTTTCGTCCGGATTCTTCTGTTCTTTATCAGGATTCGCAAGACCGATTTCAGGATTGTTTAACCTTGTCTGCTCCGCGTGAACATATTGCTCTACTTCATAATTGTGAACTAGTTTGTCTTTTGGCATGGCTTTCCTTGCTTGTGTAGCATCTAACTACTTGCCATCCTAGTCTAATACTAGGACAAAATAGAAGGTATTTCTGTAATTATTTACGTCAAGAGGGAAAATACGTTTTACTTCAAAAACGATTGTCATCTTTAGTGAATAGGTTTTTAAAGTTCGATGAGTGCTAAAAAATTTACTAAATTACAAATAACTCTTTCCTTCCATATCGACCCAACCTGTCTTGGAAAGTTCTTTAACTTTATTGCGAAGCCAAGGCTCGGCAGGTGCCGATACAACGAAGGTAATCACTATCATTTTGATAGATTAAAGTCTAGATTTTCATTAGTGATATAAAAAATATAATCAGGAAATTCAGTTTTGAAATTTAGTGAAAAGATTGGTTTTCTGGAAAAATATAAATTGTGGAATCATCCCCTTTATCAAAGAAAAGATAAAATTCATTGGGTAATAGAAATTCATCTAGCCATTTCCATGCATTAGCATCGCAGACACTAAAACCACCATGTTCAGCAGCTGATTCCCATGGAGCGTAGTGGTATTTTCCATCCGTAAAAGTATCCCAGACTTTTTGACGAAAAAACACGGATTTTAAACTTAGACATTTCTGTTAGTTTATACCTATTGTATGTAAAGCTTCATTGATGCTTTCTTTTACAAAGTTAATCATTTT
It encodes the following:
- a CDS encoding AAA family ATPase; the protein is MRIKSYGKIISIVNFKGGVGKTTITVNLAAALAKFHNKRVLIIDMDPQMNATGYCLNLNERWDFIQSNRRNIYFAMLDWVTKGTSSFNIDNYIIKSVFEEKGKQILPALDILPGAVDMIEANKIYRAQKNKGLMGIYSI